The Lasioglossum baleicum chromosome 12, iyLasBale1, whole genome shotgun sequence genome segment CACTTGTTTGCACAACGACAAGTTCAGTTCCATCAGGGTGGTGTACGATTGGGAGAAGGCTTTCATCAGGGCGAGATCGTTGACGTTGTAACAACCGGAGAGGTTCAGGGACTCCAAGTTCGGCACACCTTTCAAAACATCGCCCAGGCCTCTCCTCAACGACAACACTTGGACCCTTTTCACCCCCCTCTTCACCAAACTGGCGAACAACGCCGGTGCCTGTTTCCTTAGATGCAATTTCGCCTCGACTCCACGCCAGACGGACCTGTGGTACGCCGCGTCCCTCCACGCGACGCACACTTGTGCCGCGCGTCCTTTGTCCCTAACCTCCAGGTAGCTAAAGATCAACGCTAGGATTTCGGGATAGAGGCACGAGATGTGGGTGCTGGTCGCGATGCTTTCGCGATTCGCTTGAGACTGCTGTCTCGAGAGACCTTGCGCGTACGCTGGCAAACTCGTTGTCCCGCTGGTATAATGCGCCGCGTTACCCGTGTTGTAAAGAATCGCCTGGCTTTGCGACGTCGGGATCGCCAGGTGCGGCTGATGTAATTGATAATAGTGTCCCGAGCGATGAAGCAACGTCGTGCCTCGATTCGCTGTTAACGCCGGAAGTTCCGTCATCAACAGATGACTTTCCTCCATATTGTTCAGTGTATGCGTACATAGACGCGGAGTCACACATATACAACGGGGTCTTACACTTGTCCGACTTTGGGACGAATTCCCCTTTCCGTTTCTGTTCgtcttctcgctctctctttctgcctCTCACTTCTTGTCCTTTTCTTTCTtcgctatctctctctctctctccctctcctttcTTTATTCTTGCCTGGTAGGTTTTTTCttccgtctctttctttccgctTTCTTCCTTATTCGATAATCTCGAATAGTACGTAATACATGCTCCAACCGAACGAACCCTTCCGTCGATATATTAATTCGTAGTTGACGTGCATCAGTCAGCTCACTGTTGCTTCGATCATGTCGATGCATCGATGAAAACGGCTTTGTATCTTCGACGAAAGTAATATATCTTGAACGTTAGAAACAGAAAGGTTTGtaatagagaaagagaaagagctgGTAGAATATCGGTTAGTCTCACGGTTTACGCAAAAATATTGCACCGCACATGGAACACCGACAGCGTATTTTTTAATTCGTGTTTCCGTTCTTTTACACGTTTTTCGCTCTGTCTTTGTTCTTTTCTGGGTTTCCTTGTtcgcttgctcgctcgctcgtcgACTCGCTTCCTCGCCGTCACCCCACCCTCCGCCTTCCTCACACCCCCTTCTCTTCGTCGTCTCTTTCTATATACGTAGAGATATGTGTATATATTCATTTACGGTACAtagacacgcgcgcgcgcgcgcgcgcgtcttcCTCTGTGTGCACAAGTACTtttttccttctctttctctgctTGTTACCGCCCCACCTCGTCCTCTCACTATACCGATCTTTCTCTCGCCCACCACGGTCAGTTTCTTGTACACTATCCCGCTCGTTGCCACACTGAACACCTCTTTTTAGACGCGCACATCGCCCGTTACGTTTCGTTCGTTTAACAAGCCGACAACGGAAATTCCAATCAGTCCTACGATCAACGAATTCGAGTCTTTCTCATCGGATTCGACGGGTTCTTATCCAGAACGGTGTGAAACGTGTCGTAGAAGCACTCGCGCGACCAGCTTCAAACCGACATGTCGGGAAAACATGAACCGGTGCGCTGCCAGCCGCGAACTGTTGTTCCAGTTGCCCAAACTCAGATGTCGTGTCGTCGTTCTGTAATACAGGCGGAGCGTACTTGCTCCCAGCTGGCCGCTGATTGGTTGTCGACGCGCGACCACGCGTCACGTGACTATGCCGGCGAATATCGATTCGGGTTGCGCTGCGGCGGCATTTTTAAGTTTTCGTCGAAAAGGGGGGGTATGGGATTCGCGTACTGCGAACCACGTTGCGACCACCACCGTTCCTTCAATTTTCCTCCAAGTACTATCCTCTTTTCCAAATTTCCTTCTAATCCGTTCTTTGTAGTTTTCCAACCGTTTCTTCTGGTAGTTTCTATTCTCCGTTGTCTTGATGCGATGTTACTTTCATTTCAAGAATGTATAATCAAGGCCACTGCAATATTATCGCGAACAATAAGATATAGCGGAACTATAAGATTAAGATTCGCAATAGTTTCTTTGAATTTCCTGATCAGTGAAATATAATTCCATAAGAATTTTGTGATTATCTATTAATATTCGACGTAGCACAAAATCAATCAAAAGATATACACATTCTGGTCTAGTAAGAGGTTAATAACGTAATAAAAACGTAATAGTTATCTAATTATACGATTTATTGTTCCGATACACACAAGTTTGTATCGAATTTTATaatgaaaaatcaaattttcgtataatagtgagaaataaaaatatatataaccaTTCATGTTTCAAGAATAGTTTATTGGATTCTTGCTAATAATCAATTTAGTTATATGTACATCTAAAAAAAGTTAGTGTGGGGAGTAAGCTAACGAACGGTTAGAAATTGTATATGTACACTTAAACtgctatttgtttatttatttatagtttcAAGTATATAATAGTTCATATTACAATGTTATAACTGTATAACAGTAAACAATATCGAATATAATTGATTAGAATACTTGTGATATGCCACTAAAACTGGCAAGTAGAATATTTACAAGTCATAGGATGCCGCTTCATTGCCTTGTTAAAAAGATATGTTGTACAGATCAAAAAATTGCAACAACATCAATTGTGTTAATTCATAGGGTATCATTCGTGACGGTATTACTGCGGCAGCTGGATAGATATCCTAACTATTATCACAGATGGAAAGAAGACATTTATCGTATTACTATAGCATATATAGAGTGTAACACCATATGCGGTATATAGTTCAGGAATGGagtcaatatttaaaaattagaacaaTTATATTAGATAAAAAGCCcatcaaataattataatacaataaattttaaaaaagctaGTGACAGTACTAATGTATAAATGCTTGTCACGATATGTACCTCTGACGAAGGTGTACACGTAAAACTTGTTAAAAAGCAAAACTGATACATTTTTACGAATGTATTTTATTGTTTTCCGATTCTTGAATGTATCATATAAAGTATAAAGCATTCCATCTATCATGTTACACACTTTATAGCTTTCCAACTTCATTGTATTTACTACCATCTTCAACAAATTACTGCATACTTACATGTTTATCTTTCCTGCTTTAATAAAGACTTTAACCGTATGCTTAACAAAGAACAATTTTACTAATGATTCGTACTTCAATGTTACAATTATGCAGACCAAAACATACACAAATGTGAAAGGCCGTATTAAATCATTGCTTACTTTCATCatgtataatttaaattataatactaTGACAATATAGATCGCTCGCATAATATTTCTAAAGACTAAAAAATTTACATACACGTGTGTTTATGGTTCCCAGTATTGTTCCATTAGTATTTAATGAACTTCgtataaatattgttatattaaacATAGATGTTTTGTTAATAAGCATATACTTAGCAAACAGATTAAATAGTTCGCTTGTgataagagagagaaaaagaactaTTTTGTTGTTCTAAAACAAAATCTTTCATTTCTAAATACTGTGATGAAATTTCATCCTGTGCCACATAAAAAGCTTGCCTCTGTTATACCGTAAATACTTTCTACAGTTTGTTTTAATCAATTTGTTTAGAGTGCACTAAAAAGCGTCATCAAATTGCAGGAACCTTACACAGTAAAATATACTAAGTTATCTGTTAATAATATTGATCGCCTCTCGATGGATAAACACTAAATATTAGGTATTTAACGCTATTCGGCTCTTATTATGTGGTAactcattaaaaaaatttgtccGTAATTACACAATCTCAtaactatacatacatatatatacatatgtgtatacacatagattatatatataacattatatatattatataatattatacacataataatatatatataatgtatatatatacaaatacatatacatatatcaaaaATTTCGATAAAGCTCAGTACATTGAATATTACTTTATCTCCCACTTTGTATAAATTATGGTATGCAAAGCACAATTAAAAAGCAATTATATtgtgttgtttcgtttttttCTTGTACTAACTCTTTTGTAAGTTATATAATACAAATAGGTCTTCATATTTGTTTCCCTGCATTAAGAGCATGCAGCGATGGAAAGTATGTTGCATATAAAGTTGTTCTCGCTTAATGAACACTACACATTCATAATATTTGCATCCTATATATATTGAACGTTACTAGCATCAAAGTATAATTCTATAAGAATACAATCTTCGATGTCGTAATTCAAATACAAAACTTAATAGTTTTATAAAACATTCGTGTATTACTTTATATGTAAATTTTGTTGTTGTAATTTACTTCTGTCATCACTTTTAAATGATATCGACAACAGATCTCATGCTTACACTGTGCTGTTAACAACATTTCTTTTTATGCTGTTTTGTGCTTTTTCTCAGGTTTACTGTTTCATTGATGTGTATAGCTTGTTGTTCCTTCCTCTCTTCTTTGGTCCTAAGCACCTGCCGTGTTATTGCCATAAACATCTAAATACAAGAAATTAgtgtaagctgaaattaattcaTTATACTAAAAGAGAACATAACAATTAAAATTTGTATTACATGCTACTAGTCGCGGAGGAAAAATTTTGATTCGATATATTCATCGAATACACGCAAGAATTGAAAAACTCGGTAAAACAGTTGCCAATTATTAAATGCTTTCCAGCACAACTAAAAATAGAATTGTTACTTACTTCTTGAACATTAATATTGTCTTTAGCAGAAGTTTCAAACAATTGAATTCCCATTTGATTAGCAAATCTTTGTGCATCTTCTGTTAATACCACTTTTTCATTCGGTGAATCATTCTTATTCCCTACAAGTACCCTGTTAACCACATCACAATTTTGTTCGATTTCATGCAACCATCTTTTAACGTTAGCAAAGGAATCACCACTAGTCACATCATACACAACAATAACACCATGTGTTCCCCTATAGTAAGTAGAAGTTATTGTCCGAAATCGTTCTTGTCCAGCTGTGTCCCAAATTTGGAGCTTTACTCTCtcaccatttatttctacagttTGTATTTTAAAGTCCACTCCAATTGTAGTTATATAACTGCTGTTAAAAGTATTGTCAGCGAATCTTAAGAGCAACGAACTTTTGCCTACAccttaaacaaaaattacagaagaaaatataattaaataattacaattacaagATAGAAGcaaaacatttctttttcaaCAATATTATAGTTATTGCGCGCTTAAATATCCAAATGAATCTTCGtatatcactagactacggatctttatgcaattacgaAGGAATTGTGAAAGATTtcaaaaatctaaaaatattgttatgttgttttcaTTGTGAAAGAATTAttaggggatgaaatgaatttttatttaactcttcTGCTTTTCCCCCAATCAACGCAGAACATTTttgtttcgcataaagatccgcagtctatatatcACCATTGTTTAACTTTCTCGGGCATTATCCAATCTACACTTAGAGACACTACGGCCTAAGGAATTTATTGTTTCAATTAGACAGTTAATCAATTCCAAACAATGTGTACAAATATTATCAGATAGTGTTCgattaatttagaaaattacAGCATGGCTATAATAGATATATAACACTTTTGTTTATGTACACAACTGAAAATAAAAGTACGTGTAAATAGTTGATGTGGAAGCAATCTTTACTAAAATTTGATGTTTCTTAACActgtatgaaatataatttttctacGAACTCTAATTGTGGTAAATAAATGGCATTTTGCAAATTCTTAATCGAACTATAAGTATCCATAATGCTTTGTTCGTTACGGGTATAATTTTAAGGTTGAACGTATTTCACATAAACAAAAATTCGTACACTTACCACTATCTCCTATTATTAGAAGCTTAAATAAATGATCATATTCCCGGGCCATTTTGACATGTATGACGTGCAAGTTTATCAAAGATTCGCTCTCAAAAACAGTTCGGAATATGGACGATACGTTCACTGTACAGTAAATTATTTCGGTTGTACATGGACAGATTgaaaaaaacaaaatatctGAGTTTGTGCAAATTGCGACAAGGCTCACGGCTTGTCCGAAGTAAAGAACTCTAGTATCAAATCAGCGCCATGTTTATTTGCTGCGATATCAAAATTCATTATCACtacgaagaaaaaaattcattaaaagaTGACGCCTACACCATATCAACTTATAATAATCAACgcgtttcatttattttaaaggCTGTATTTTTATGTACGATGTATCTGCTAATGAGAATTATATTCATCGAATGAAAAGTATATATTACATTAAAACGCGTTAcaaacattaaattatttcgTCGTATAAACTAATAAAGTATACCAATGAGTTActgtacaattattttattttatttgatattaCCGTTTTGTCACTATTGGAACAGATATATTTGTGAAatataattagaaaaatattcttgattTTCATATGTTCTATGATCTACATGAAATGTATTTTCTTAtaagtataaataataattacatacatatttatacacatggtcaagtataaattttattcatttctgaTTGGTAGATCGTAATGATGGCGTTCATTTTACCAATTAGAAATCAGAACATAGACGACTTTCTGCAAacagtaaatatgtatatatatatatatatacatacatgtataaatGGCAGAGTATAGTGAAGTAACAAAAATACTACCCCCAGTTTTTCCTTATGACTGTCACATAATTCCAAACATGATACTATTTCCTATTAGCTATAATATAGCAACTTATTTAGTAGCAGAGAGATCTTGTGGTCAGAAACGATGAACAGTACTTATTTACTGGATATATTGAAAATGGTAGGGATAAGAATGCGACAAAGTAGAAAACATGTGACACTAACGAGGAAAATTATATTTCCCCACAACATTTGAAATACTAAAGGAAATTTTGGTGAATTGAgaacattttaaaataaatagaccaTAAAATTCACAAATTTAGCACTAGTAAAAGAATATTATTTACCGTAAAGCTGGCAGTCTCTTTGGTGATGTTTGTTTGTTTCATGCACCGGCAATTCGAGTGACAGACGATTTCT includes the following:
- the Rab35 gene encoding RAS oncogene family member Rab35, translating into MAREYDHLFKLLIIGDSGVGKSSLLLRFADNTFNSSYITTIGVDFKIQTVEINGERVKLQIWDTAGQERFRTITSTYYRGTHGVIVVYDVTSGDSFANVKRWLHEIEQNCDVVNRVLVGNKNDSPNEKVVLTEDAQRFANQMGIQLFETSAKDNINVQEMFMAITRQVLRTKEERKEQQAIHINETVNLRKSTKQHKKKCC